A genomic region of Plasmodium cynomolgi strain B DNA, chromosome 5, whole genome shotgun sequence contains the following coding sequences:
- a CDS encoding ran binding protein 1 (putative) has protein sequence MEDDKNDYNPEEEVTTGNWNTPKIELKEVEIRTGEEDESLFWSGRSKLYRWVEGEWKERGLGESKLLLHKKKGIIRFLLRQEKTLKVVANHYIYPNKSYCKLVPNAGSEKIYAWTVKDFAEEPKIEQFALKFNTAEAAKLFKQKFDEAGQVNLKLLDDNGELKGKVAEEKEGVKEEKEEKKEEKKEEKKEEKKEEKKEEVKKEEKKEEEEKKEEKKEEVKKEEKKEEKRKRKRKRKRKR, from the exons ATGGAAGATGATAAGAACGATTACAATCCCGAGGAGGAAGTCACCACTGGAAATTGGAACACCCCCaag ATCGAACTGAAAGAAGTGGAGATAAGGACAGGCGAAGAAGATGAAAGCCTGTTTTGGTCAGGGAGGTCAAAATTGTACAGGTGGGTAGAAGGCGAGTGGAAGGAACGAGGACTAGGCGAATCCAAACTGTTGTTACACAAGAAGAAAGGAATCATCAGGTTTCTTTTAAGACAAGAGAAAACACTAAAGGTTGTGGCAAACCACTACATCTATCCCAATAAGTCGTACTGCAAACTCGTTCCCAACGcaggaagtgaaaaaatttacgctTGGACAGTCAAAGATTTTGCAGAGGAACCCAAAATTGAGCAGTTTGCCTTAAAATTCAACACGGCGGAGGCGGCCAAGCTGTTCAAGCAGAAGTTTGATGAGGCGGGCCAAGTGAATTTGAAGCTGCTCGATGATAATGGGGAGCTGAAGGGGAAGGTAGCggaggaaaaggagggagtgaaggaagaaaaggaagagaaaaaggaagagaaaaaggaggagaaaaaggaagagaaaaaggaggagaaaaaggaagaggtgaagaaggaagagaaaaaggaggaggaggagaagaaggaggagaaaaaggaggaggtgaagaaggaagagaaaaaggaggaaaaaaggaagagaaaaaggaagagaaaaaggaagaggtga
- a CDS encoding hypothetical protein (putative): MKGGNASLKKDSYPAKCNELNISDKGKMLYDYLFPPKVKAPKDGGTEQDALSGDKHMSCKTSEAQIRHHKEVHTGGMENMDHKKELKKHMNQLKMLHKRLKRKDKNAYAQVKPNGGESVHDTDGTLGDTHAKGEETSEDSLAKYVQNEIKKNEKLNKEKKSYEEINVLEDNSKKLQNDIHTWLQAVKNISEKTSKLKDIKTQLLNNIASLNETLTEEIENINEIKKLQKEQNEIFSENWLYVLPSTSDNLVREGRDGNFQVMNYLEKFNRRNAPHVSGEHASGEHPNGELPKEGLLNGELPKEGLLNGELPKEGLLNGELPNEGLLNGGLPNGGLPNGGLPNGGLPNGGLPNGGLPNDGNVRKMHAHTDGGSKSSDSRSFCNVFLLLAIAFLLS; encoded by the exons ATGAAGGGGGGCAACgcatctttaaaaaaagat AGCTACCCGGCCAAATGCAACGAATTAAATATAAGTGACAAGGGGAAGATGTTGTACGATTATTTGTTCCCCCCCAAGGTGAAGGCTCCAAAGGATGGGGGTACGGAGCAGGATGCCCTGTCTGGGGACAAGCACATGTCGTGCAAAACATCGGAAGCACAAATTAGGCACCACAAAGAAGTGCACACAGGAGGAATGGAAAATATGGATCACAAGAAGGAACTGAAGAAGCATATGAACCAGCTAAAAATGCTACATAAAAgattaaaaagaaaggacaaaaatgCATACGCTCAGGTAAAACCAAATGGAGGCGAAAGTGTGCACGACACTGATGGCACACTGGGAGATACCCATGCTAAGGGAGAAGAAACGAGTGAAGACAGCCTAGCCAAATATGtgcaaaacgaaataaagaaaaacgaaaaattaaataaagaaaaaaaaagctacgaAGAAATTAACGTACTCGAGGATAACTCaaagaaattacaaaatgataTTCATACCTGGCTCCAGGCAGTAAAAAACATATCGGAAAAGACGAGCAAATTGAAAGACATTAAAACGCAGCTGCTGAACAACATCGCCTCGTTAAATGAGACTCTGACggaagaaattgaaaatataaacgagattaaaaagttgcaaaaggaacagaatgaaatattttcggAAAATTGGCTCTACGTTCTGCCCTCCACGTCGGACAACTTGGTCAGAGAGGGGAGGGACGGCAATTTTCAAGTGATGAACTACTTGGAGAAGTTTAACAGGAGGAACGCTCCGCACGTGAGTGGTGAGCACGCGAGTGGGGAACACCCAAACGGGGAGCTTCCAAAAGAGGGCCTTCTAAACGGGGAGCTCCCAAAAGAGGGCCTTCTAAACGGGGAGCTTCCAAAAGAGGGCCTTCTAAACGGGGAGCTCCCAAACGAGGGGCTTCTAAACGGAGGGCTTCCAAACGGAGGGCTACCAAACGGAGGGCTTCCAAACGGAGGGCTTCCAAACGGAGGGCTACCAAACGGGGGGCTTCCAAACGACGGGAACGTTCGTAAGATGCACGCGCACACCGACGGCGGGTCGAAGTCGTCCGACTCGCGCAGTTTCTGCAACGTGTTCCTCCTTCTCGCGATTGCCTTTCTGCTCAGCTAG
- a CDS encoding ribosomal protein L7Ae-related protein (putative): MDEGDHSDKESVGEECVEEERADDGDGKPKRSYDKMVEEIKIENSKSYISKISVPLLKKKYFKYFLKILDYAYYAKVTAMQIIKTNEHMEERKKKILKNKFIVIGLTQVVKAIRKGQEGIVFLAIDVFPIDIICHMPVFCEEHRIPYTFVTTKNKLARLCKLKRSVTCLFLPKPSIDIDNFEDTVNEFSSKKKISNYAKLYEKMLAAVKKNHPFFQS, from the coding sequence ATGGACGAAGGAGACCACAGCGACAAGGAGAGCGTAGGGGAGGAGTGCGTAGAGGAGGAGCGCGCGGACGACGGGGATGGCAAGCCGAAAAGGAGCTACGACAAAATGgtagaagaaataaaaatcgaAAACAGCAAGTCGTATATCTCGAAAATTAGCGTGccattattgaaaaaaaagtatttcaAGTACTTTCTTAAAATACTGGACTATGCGTACTATGCCAAAGTAACAGCCATGCAGatcataaaaacaaatgagcatatggaagaaaggaaaaaaaaaattttgaaaaacaagTTCATCGTCATAGGGCTAACGCAGGTTGTGAAAGCTATTAGGAAAGGACAAGAAGGCATTGTCTTCTTGGCCATAGATGTATTTCCAATCGACATAATATGTCACATGCCCGTTTTCTGTGAAGAGCATAGGATACCCTACACCTTCGTTACAACAAAGAATAAGCTGGCTCGTTTGTGCAAACTAAAACGATCAGTCACGTGCTTGTTCCTCCCCAAACCTAGCATCGACATCGACAATTTTGAGGATACCGTTAATGAGTTTAGCagtaagaagaaaattagTAATTACGCCAAGTTGTACGAGAAGATGCTCGCCGCTGTGAAGAAGAACCATCCGTTCTTTCAGTC